ATCTCGTATAATCTCAGCTATTCTGGGCATACGATTGTATTTATAATTTGTTCTTCTGCATTTTCCGGGGCTTTTGGTAGTAATGAACCAAAAGCTACTTGTTTAAGTTCACGTGATTCGACGTAATCTTTCAATGAGCTTCTGCTAACCCCTAGTAATCGTGCTATTTCACTTACACTTTTACCATCTTGTATATATTTAACAATCTCATTTATGTAAACATCAAACTTCGAACTAGATTTACTCCCTTTAGGTCTACCGATAGAACGCTTTGACTCCTCTTTAAGCTTTTGTCTTAGGTGATCCATAAGACCAAGTACCAACATCGCACTACTCTCTTTGGACATTATAACATTTTGCTTGATAAAGTGAACATTAAAGTCGTTACGCAATAAACATGAAAACATCTGAATAAGATCTTCCATATTTGTTGTTAAAACCCAAATATCACTAACAAGTAAAGTAGAGCCAGATTGGGACTGGAAATAGTGTGTCACTTCTTGACGTTCATCCAAACGCTTGTTTTGAGAAGTGTAATCTATAAATTCATCGTCAATAACTAAACCATTAGTTAAAGCATACGAATTTATAAGCTGCAACTGCTCATGAACAGCATCAAAGTTTTTCTCCGGTCTAATATAAGCAAGTATCATTAGCGAATTAACTCCACATAAATTTGATTTTCATCGTCATTATATCAGCTTCTGATGCAAAAAGTCAATAATTATATATGTTTTTTCGTCATTTTTATTTTTTTAGGATGATGAGAAGGGGAAAAATAGGGGTTTAAGAGGGGAAATCCCTCTTAATTACCAACCGATACCAAGACCTACTACGTATCTGCGATCTTCTAACTGACCGATTGTAGCACCAAGTTGCTCTTGGTATGTTGCTGCTTGCAGTTTTAATACTGCTAGTTGCATATCTATACCTGCCGTGTATGCACCTTGATAAAGCCCTCCGTTTAATGTCATCATAAACCAAGAGTTATCGATAAGTCCAATAGTTGCACCAGCTCTTAAATGTTGCATCAATTCATAATTTGCATCGATATTTTTATATGTTGTAACACCGCCTACAGTATCAATTGCACGTGCTTGTTGCGCATTGAAAATATCAACATAGTCAACTGAAAGTTTAAACATATCAGTAAATGGAACTTCTGGTGCAATTGCAAGACCTGCATTACACGTCATCGGTTGTGCACCATAAGCATCAAAATCCAAGTTACCGATATTCATAACACTAAAACCAATGCTAGTATTTAAACTGTCAATAGCGTCACTTATTTTTGGAGCATATAACAAACCTATATCTACACCAAATCCTGAGTTTTCCTCTTCATAAGTATCTCGTATATATGTTTCAAGGTCATCATTATGTGATGAGATCTCACCCGCATCTAATCCTGCTTCATAAGAGTATTGTGTAATATACTTAACACCTACACCTATAGTAAGATTCCCAGGCAAAACATCATCAAACTTTTGTGCCGCACCTAAAACAACACCGCCGTATGCTCTTGAGTGTGTCTCTAAAACACCGTTTGCTCCACTGTTTGCATGTGGAATTAGATTAAGATCAGCTGCACCTAAAAGCCCTATACTAAATGCTAAATCATCTTCTGTATGGTATGAAACAGAACTGTAGTTAGATACGTTGGCATGAAATGCATCTCCAGAGTACTTCTTTGCTACATCGAGTACCTCTTGATCTGTATTCGCTTCATCGAGATCATCTATAAAATCTTTTATACCGCTTGAAGCAGAAGCCGTTAGACCTAAAAGTTCTACCTCAACACCGTGACTTTTTTTGATGTTGATTAAACCTGCCGGATTGTAAAAAACTGCCGTAGAGTACCCACCCACTGCAGTATTTGCAGAACCTGCACCTACAATTCTTGGGTCTTTATATAAAAACTCTTGTGTTGAGATATCTGCATATACACCTGTTGCAGCTGTTAGTAAAGCTAGTGATATTATTTTTTTCATTCTCTATTCTCCAAAATTTACTGGTTTAGGTAGTCTAAAATATCTTGAATTGTTACATTTGCATCTGCACTAACATTCATATCTGTTTTAAATTCATCGATACTTTGTTGGATATCTGCATCATCTATTACACTTGAAATTGCATCTGTACCACCGTTTAGTGCATCTACTAACAGTTGTGTCATATCTTTTGTATCACCGTCACCAAAATCAACCGGACATGCATAACAAGCTAAAGATAGATTTGCATCATAAATAGAACCATCTACATCTTCAATACCCTCACATGGAGTTGTACTTCCGTTTACATCGCAATACCCGCTAGTTACAACTGTAGAACCGTTTGTAGCATCGGGAGATATACTGCTTGCTAAACGATAGAAAGTTTTACCGTTTTGAAGAACCTCTAAATGTTTATAAACTGTACCGCTGATATTTACATCACTTGGAGTAATAGTTGAACCATTTGGAAGTACACTACTTGTAGCCCAAGCAATAGCATCTAAACTTGCCTTCATATCATCCGGTGTTGTACCAGTACCATCTATAGATGCTACAAGGCTATCTACATCAGTTGTCAAGTATGTCACACTTGTAGCAGTAGTGATCGCTTGATTGAAACCAACATATAGACATGCATTCTCTTCACGTTGTGTTCTATCTAGAACAACATTCGTACAATCTGCTATAGTTGCGTTTGGATCGATTGACATAAGAAAATAGCCTGCAGATTTATCTAATAACGGTAAAGCATTTACACTTTTATTGTCATTAACACTTTGCATAAAAGCTGAAAATGTATCCCCTGTACTATCACTTGCTGTAACAACCATACTCACAGCATCACTTACACCAAATCCTGATTGCCCCATATATGCAGATGCTAAATAAAAATATTTGTCACTATCACTAAAAGTAGTCGAGCACTCCCCCTCTAATTTAGTTATAGCTGTAGTAAAATCACCCTCGTCAATAGCCTGTTGTACATCTATACGACAACTTGTTTCATCATTTCCACAACCGGAAAATAGTAAAGAAGCTGTTAGTACTGACGCAGAAATAATCTGTTTATACATAGAATCTCCTATAAAAATTTTCGCAGATTATATCATTTTTGAATACATTTTGATTACAAGCTATTTCTTAAAAATATCAGACAATAAGTTGGCAAAGAGATCTTTATGTTCCTTTTAGATAGAATAAGAAAAAATATTTCATAGAAGATACAGCAGATATGACAACAAAACAATACATCTTAGAAACAATCAAAAAACGCCCATTAATTATTGACGGGGCAATGGGTACACAACTCCAACAACGTGACGAGCAAATCCCACAAGAGGCTTGGGAAGGCAATGAAGGGTGTAACGAACTTTTAAACGTTACTGCACCTGAAGTGATGAACGATATTTTTAACGCTTACCTTACAGCCGGAGCTGACCTAATTACTACGAACACTTTTGGCTCTTTCGCATGGGTTTTAGATGAATACGGTATCTCCGATCGTGCTTATGAGCTCACAAAGGCAGGAGCTGCACTTGTAAAAGCAAAATGTGAAGAGTTCTCGACACCTGAACAACCGAGATTTTGTTTAGGTTCAATTGGTCCGGGAACAAAACTACCATCACTCGGGCATATCACTTATGATGAGATGTATGCAGGTTATACTGAATTTTGTTTAGGACTTATCGATGGTGGAGCAGATATCTTTTTACTAGAAACTGCTCAAGATCCTCTTCAGATCAAAGCGGCACTTCACGCCTGTCAAGAGGCGTGCAGACAACGTGACGTAGAGGTCCCTATTATGGTCTCAGTTACGATCGAGCTTAGCGGTACTATGCTTATAGGTACTGATGCAAGTACAATTGCAGCCATCTTAGAGCCTTTTGATATCATCTCACTCGGTTTTAACTGTGGAACTGGGCCTGATCAGGTTGAAAAGCATGTAAAAACTTTAAGTGAACTTTGGGGTAAACCTATTAGTGTGCACGCTAATGCAGGTCTACCGCAAAACCGTGGAGGCTACACATACTACCCAATGGGACCTGACGAATTTGCAGATAAACAGGAAAACTTTTTACAGTATGACGGTGTAAGCTTTTTAGGTGGATGTTGTGGTACTACTCCACAGCATATCCGTGCACTTGTAGATCGTGTAAGTGAGATACAACCAAAAGCTCCAACAGGAAAACAACCGACATCTTTGGCATCTCTGTTTAACACGGTTGCTATCAAACAAGACCCAGCTCCGCTGCTTATCGGTGAGCGTAGTAATGCTACAGGTTCAAAAGCGTTCCGTGAACTTCTTTTAGATGAGGATTATGAGGGAACACTAAGTGTTGGTCAACAACAGGTTCGTGCCGGAGCTCATCTACTTGATGTTTCAGTCGGTTTTGCCGGACGTGATGAAACAAAAGATATGAACGAAGTTATGGGTCTTTATTCACAAAAGATCTCTATCCCACTAATGCCCGATTCAACACAATTACCTGCATTAGAGATTGCACTAAAAAACATTGGTGGAAAACCTATCATCAACTCTGTAAACCTTGAAGATGGGATCGAGAAGTTTGATGCTGTATGTTCTTTGGCGAAAAAATTTGGAGCGTCATTAGTATGTCTTGTAATTGATGAAGTTGGTATGGCAAAAACTACTGAGCGTAAACTTGAAGTTGCTGAGCGTATCTATCAACTAGCAACTCAGAAGCATGGCATCAATCCTGAAGATCTGGTATTTGACCTTCTTACATTTACACTTGGTAGTGGTGATGAGGAATACGTTGATGCAGGTATTAATACGATCGAAGCTATTCGAGAATTTCAAAAACGTCACCCTGAAGTTGGAACAACACTCGGGCTTTCAAACATCTCGTTCGGACTAGATAAAGATGCGAGACCATATCTCAACTCGATGTTTTTACACCACTGTATAGAAGCGGGACTTACATCGGTAATTATTAATGTAAAACACATTATCCCGATCAACAAAATCTCTGCTGAAGATCAAGAAATTTGTGACAACCTTATCTTTAACCGCGGAGAGGAACCGCTCTTTAAGTTCATAGAACACTTTAGTACTAAAGAAGCGGTTGATTCTGAAGCTGAAGATGCAGAATATCTTGCTATGAGTGATGAAGAGAAGATCAAAAAACTTCTAATGGACGGCGATAAAGAGCGTATGATCCCTCTTGTGGAAGAGGCTCGCCATAAGATTAAGCCAGAAGTGATCGTAAATGAGATTCTCATCGATGCTATGAAAGTAGTCGGTGAACTATTCGGTTCGGGTCAGATGCAGCTTCCGTTTGTACTTCAATCAGCTGAGACTATGAAAAAGACTGTTGATCACCTCAACCCTTACTTGCCAAAAGTTGAAAAGAGTGTAGATACAACTTTAGCACTCGGAACGGTAAAAGGGGATGTTCACGATGTTGGTAAAAACCTTGTAGATATCATCCTCTCGAACAACGGTTATAAAGTGAAAAATCTTGGTATTAAAGTGGAACTTGAAGAGTTTATCAAAGAGATGGAAGCGGGACATATTTCAGCTCTTGGTATGAGTGGTCTACTTGTAAAATCTACACAAGTGATGAAAGAGAATCTTGAAGAGTTGCAACGCCGCGGCATTAAGATCCCTATCCTTTTAGGTGGAGCAGCACTGACTCGTAGCTTTATCGATGATTTCTGCCGTCCTATCTATGACGGGCCGATCTTCTACTGTAAAGATGCATTTGACGGTGTAACGGCAATGAGCCGTATTGAAGCTGGAAACTTTGACACAAACTTACACCCTGATGCTCCTGAGATAGAACACAAAGAGAAAAAAGAGGTAGTGATTCCTCCATTTGCTGAACTCAAAATGCCTGATCGAAATGTAACTGTACCGACACCACCGTTTTGGGGAAGACGCGAGATCAAACTTACGCAACAACAAGTTGAGATGGCTTTTGAATGGATCAACCATAAAATACTTTTCAAACAAAGATGGGGTTATAACGCCAAGGGAATGAGCAAAGAGGCGTATGAGAAACAGCTTGAGGAAGTTGTATGGCCTGCGTATGAAAAACTCAAACAAAGATTCCTGGATGAGAAACTGTTTGAGCCGACTATCCTTTACGGTTACTGGCCATGTAGAAGCGATGACAACTCTCTGCTTATCTTTGATGAATCAGAAGGATACAACAGCGAAGATCAGATCAATCGTGAACCGCTTGAGCATGTAATGGGACGTGCTGAAGAGATACTCACTTTCCCTCGTCAAAGTAAACAACCACACCGTGCCCTTAGTGACTTTTTCCATTCAGATCGTCACGATGTAATTGCTATGACTTGTGTAAGTGCAGGAGCAAAACTAAGTGCTATTGAGAAAGAGATCTACGATCGCGGTGATTATACAGAGTATTATCAGGTTCACGGACTTGGCGTTGAGCTTGCAGAAGCATTAGCTGAAATCGCACACAAACAGATTAGACTCGATCTAAACATTGCGGAGAATGAAGGTGCTACACTTGCTGATGTTCAAATGAACAAATATCAAGGCTCACGTTATTCATTCGGCTATCCTGCATGTCCTGATCTGGAACTTAACCGTCCACTATTTAATCTACTCAAACCTGAAGAGTTCGGAATAGAGCTCAGTGAGACATTCCAGATCCACCCTGAACAATCAACAAGTGCATTAGTTGTATATCACCCTAATGCGACTTATTACAATATATAGCCTCTTAGGCTATAGAATTTAAAAGTTCCTGCAACTCAGAGAACTTGTTAATTTTGTAGCTAGCATCTGAAAAATCGTGTGTTCTAGTAAACTCATTGTGCACTATAACACACTCGATAGAAGCGTTTACAGCTGAAGAGAGCCCACGTTTTGAATCCTCAACAATGATACACTCCTCTTTTGTCGCACCGAAGAGTTCCATCCCTTTTAGATATGGATCGGGATGTGGTTTTGCTCGCGGATAATCCTCTACACATAAAACAAAATCCATAAACTCTGTTATCCCCCGTCCACTATGAGCAAGCTCGAAATCCACTCTTCTTGAAGTGGTAACAATTCCCATTCTATAGTTTTTGCTCAGCTCTTTAAGAGTATCTAAAACTCCCTCTATAGCTATCTCTTTTGTTTTTATATGCTCTTGATAATACTCATCTCTTTTTTCCCGGGCCTTTACGATCTCATCTTCACTTATCCCTATCTCTTCAGCTATAACCCAAGCACGCTGTCCTTTGGCCATAATCTCCATATAGCGCTCAAAAGTAAGTTCGAGATCAAAGAACTCTTTTAAAGCTCTCTTACTTGCTTCAAAGTACCACATTTCTGTTTCTATTAAAACACCGTCATTATCAAATAATATATATTTTTTCATCTTAATATTGCATTGTCAGAACCAAAGTTCGACCTCCTCCATGATCTCTATGCTCACCCAAATAAACTCCCTGCCAAATTCCCAGGTTCATCTTGCCATCTGTAATAGGAATATTGAGTGAATTTCCTAGCAGAGAACTTTTTATATGCGCAGGTATATCATCCGCACCCTCATACGTATGAATATAGTACGATTTATCATCAACCGTATCACAGAAAAATGCCTCCATATCCTCTCTTACAGACGGATCTGCATTTTCATTGATACTAAGTGAAGCGGATGTGTGTTTTAAAAATATATGTAATATCCCTTGACTTGCATCGGGAAATGAAGAAAGAGTATCTTCTATCTCTTTTGTGATCAGGTGAAACCCTCTTGGTTTTGGTGAAATTTTTATTGTTTTTTGAAAAATAGACATCCAAAATTATACTCTATCTTCTCCTATAACTCAAAGCCTCTAACATGTGCTCTTTTGTTATTAAAGTTGATTGTTCCAAGTCTGCAATTGTTCGTGCAACTTTCTGTATCTTTTTAATACTTCTAAAACTGAGACTAAAACGATTTATAGCCATATCTAAGATAGGCTTTACCTCCTCCTCCATCTTGCAAAACTGCTCGATCTCTTCATCGCTCATCTTTCCGTTAAAACTTTTTTGACCCCTTTGTTTTGCAAAAATCTGTGCCTCCAAAACCATTTTATGCATCTCTTTTGAACTGTACGAAGGTTGATCATTAGCTGCCACATTTTGCATAACTACATTTATATCTACACGATCTAAGAAAGGATCACTCAAACGGTTTTTATACCTTTGAATATCTAACTCATTACAACGACACTCTTTTTTAGCATCTAGCAGATTACCACATGGACAAGGATTCATAGCCCCAACAAATAAAAAGTTTGCCGGATAGTTCACTTTTGAATTTACGCGTGATATTCTTATCTTCCCATCTTGCATCGGTTCCCGTAAGGACTCTAAAACATTTTTCGAAAAATGGGGTAGTTCATCAAAGAAAAGAATTCCATTATGTGCAAGGCCAACTTCACCTATCTTCGCCTTATGACTCCCTCCCCCAAAGATGCTTGCCGATGTGGATGAGTGATGAGGATTTTTAAAACCTCTATGGGGTTTGAATGTTGGTTCATCACCCTCAAGTACATCAAGTTTTGCAATTTCCAAGATTTCGGAATTTTTGAGAGCCGGCAATATATATCTAAGCCGGTTTGCAATCATACTTTTCCCGCATCCAGGGCTCCCCTCTAAAATGATATTGTGAAACCCTGCCGCTGCAATGATCGAAGCACGTTTTGCTACCTCCTGCCCTTTTACGTCATAAAAATCCTCTTTATACTCTTTTATATAGTAAAACTTCTCTTTGTCTATCTCAAAGTTTGGATAGGGAAGCTCATTGCTTTGATTCTCAAATGTAAGATTCTCCTGCTCTTTTAAAAGTGCCACCGCTTCATTTAAACTCTCTACTCCAAAAAAAGTAACGTTAGGAATTTTTTGGAGTTTATCTAAAGCCTCTTTAGGGACTATAGCTTTTTGAATCAGATTTTGATTTGCCAGAGAGAGTATGAGGGGATAGAGTTGAATATTTTCCTTTACGCTCCCGTCAAGTCCAAGCTCCCCAAATACAAACCAGTCATGAAAATCTTCCTCTGCATCATTTAGAAGAATTAATAGTGCCATTGAGAGATCAAAATGACTACCCGATTTATTCATCTCCGAGGGGGCTAGTAAAAAGGTTATCCTCTTTGGGGGAAACTTATACTCGTTACTTAAAAGTGCGGACTTTATTCGCTCTTTTGCCTCTGTTATTGCAGTGGAAGCAAGTCCTACAATTGAAAAAGAGGGAAGTCCTTTTGTAAGTGTACACTCAACATCAACAACTCTAGCCTCTATTCCCTCTAACGTTGCGCAAGATATCTTTTTCATCTCAAAACCTTTGAAAATTTCAACTATCTTAACAACTTCATACCACCCTTTTTAGTTTTATTGCAAAATGAAATATTTTACTATTGCTTTGTTGTAAAAAAAGGTGTAATATGCGTAACTTTATACATAGAGGGTTTAATTGATCCAAATTAGTGAAAATATCTTTTTAGATAAACATATATTTGAGCTGGATATTCCAACTGCATTTCTTCCTAGTCCTTATAAGCCATTACCGTTTTTAGTAATAAAAAACTTTCTCAAACCTCACGAACTGCCTCTTTTTGTAGATGATATTTACCATGATGATGATGCTGAAACTGCGAAAGTAAAGTCTGAAGTTATTTTGGGTGTAGTTGAGGCAAAAGTTGTCAAAAAGTATCGTGATACAAAAATCTATGCTATCAGTGAATATCTAAATGAACTTTACCATACAAGATTTCAAGAGTATCAGTCACAAATAGAGGAGTATTTTAACATCGCCATCACTCTCTCTACTGAGATACAAGCTTTAGAGTATAAAAAAGGGGGCTTTTATGTGCAACATGCTGATGATTCAAATGCTATTATCGATGAAAATAAAAACATTATAGCTTACCATCCCGTAGCACCTGAACGTAAAATGACAACTGTTTTGTTTGCGACATCTTATAGTGATAATCCCGATAATAAACACTCTTTTAAAGGTGGTGAACTAATATTTAATTTTTTAAAAAATAAAGATGGTAAAACGATAGAATTTAAAGCAGATGCCGGAGATATTATTATATTTCCAAGTAATCCATACTTTTCACATGAAGTAAAAGAGGTGGAAGCAGGATATAGACTTACGCTTGTTCAATGGCATAATGCCATTTTGAACTAAAAGAGAAACTATTTCCCTTTACGCTCTTTTTGTATTTTTTTATACTCTTTTTCAAACTTTTTACGTCTGGAGTATGAGAGTTTATCTATAAAGAGTATCCCCTCTAAGTGATCCATCTCATGCTGAATAGCAATTGCTAAAAGTCCGTCAGCCTCTAATGATTGAGTATTGCCGTGGCGGTCTTGATAGTTAATCTTTATCGTTTCATGACGTTTTACATCTTCATAAAACTGAGGAACGCTTAAACACCCCTCTTGATAAGTAGTTTCACCATCTTTTTCGATCACTACCGGATTGATAATCTCGATAAGGTTTTCATCCGGCTGATTTCCCTCTTCATCAGGAATATTCAAAATCAATACTCGAACAGGATGTGCAACTTGAATAGCAGCTAATCCTATCCCGTTTGTTTCGATCATCATAGGATACATTGCATCTAAAAGTTTATGAAGTGTTTCATCAAAAGAGTTAACCTCTTTCGATTTTTCACGTAGTCTTTTATCTGGATATTCAACAATAGTTAAATTCATTTTTTCCCTATCTTAAAGAGACAGCGTAGTCAGTCTTTTTATCTTCATATGCTTTTTGTATTCCGTCTAACGCCGAAACAACAATCTCTTCAACAGAGTAGTTGCTATCTATATTTGTAATACCTATAGATATTTTCAACTGAATCTCACGATCCGCTAAGAAGAAGTTGGAATTAGATACCAGTTCACTTAAACGGATAGCTGCACGTTTTGCATTATCTAGGTCTGTATGTTTTAAAAGCATAGAGAATACTCCGCCGCCGTAATGAGAAACAATATCACTACGTCTAGAAGTTTTTAATAATAATCTTGCAATCGTTCTAGTCATAAGGACAATTGCTTTCTCATTTTTAACACTTTTTTTCAAAGTACCGTCTAGTTCAATCATCATCAGAGAACTTTTATGTTTAAACTCTGAAATCAGACTAATCTCTTGCTCTATTTTAGTTAATAGATAACGTTTATTGTACACACCAAACTTGTTATCAAAAATAGTTTCATTCTCTACGGTTTTAACAATTGTTGCCGTCTCATCGTAGATATCTTTCATCTTAGAACTTTGAGTTTTTAGAATAGAGTTAAGCTTTGAAACATCACCCTCTAATACACCTATTACACTAAGTGCTTCTTTGGCATCAGGGCTAGCTGAAAGTTCATCTTTTCTTTTCTCAAGTATCTTATTCATAAGAGCCATATTTTTGTATAAATTGGCAGTCACTCCAAGAATACTTTTAATAGATAAAAATCCCTGCTTCAGATTTTGTTCTAAAGCGATAGTGTTTTCATCATCATTACTCTCTTCTAGTTCTAACATAGAATGTATCTGACGTCTGAGATTTTCACTTTTATCTTCTAAAAGTCTGTCGAAATAGAGTGAAAAGTTATTTGGTGTCGGTGGCAGATTATCCGCAATTAATGATGCTAAGACCTCTTTTGCATAGATCTCAACATCACTTGACGGATTATCAATATCGAAAGGTTCTACTGTAGGCATCTCCTCAGTTTTAGCTTCTTCAGGTTCGTCTAGATTTCTTCTAGCTCTTTTTCTCAGTGTGCCTGACATAGTATCCCCCTATTCTCTCTCACTCTTAGTCAATACTTCATCGATCATACCATACTCTTTTGCTTCTTCGGCACTCATAAAGTTATCGCGATCAGTATCTTTTTCAACAGTTGTGATTTTTTGCCCTGTATTTTTGGCTAAAATCTCATTTAACTCTTTTTTCATACGTAAAATCTCTTTAGCTTGGATCTCAATATCAGTAGCCTGACCTTGAGCACCGCCAAGAGGTTGATGGATCATAATTCTAGCATGAGGAAGAGCATAACGCTTCCCTTTTTCACCAGAACTAAGTAAAAAAGCACCCATTGATGCAGCTTGACCTATACAGATTGTTACTACATTTGGGCGGATATAATTCATAGTATCATATATAGCCATACCAGCAGTAACAACACCACCCGGTGAATTGATATAAAAATAGATATCTTTTTCCGGATCTTCAGCCTCTAAAAAAAGTAGTTGCGCTACAATTGTTGAAGAAACGGCATCGTTTACTTCACCGCTTAACATAACGATTCTATCTTTTAAAAGACGTGAATAGATATCATAACTTCTCTCTCCACGACCGGTTTTTTCTATTACATATGGTATGTAGCTCATATTACTCTTCTATTTTTTTATTTAATAAAGTTGTTAAAACTCTATCTTCTACCATTGACATTTGTACTGCAGGTAGGTATCCAGCTTCTTTATATTGCTCATATACTTTTTGTGGATCTTGACCCATTTGCATAGCTTCGAAGTAGATAGTTTGCATTAACTCTTGCTCATTTACAGAAACACCCATATCTTGTGCTAAAGCATCGATAATAAATGTAGCTTTTACACTTCTTGCAGCTTCATCACGGAAAGTTTCACGTAACTCTTTTAATTTATCAGCATTTTCACGAAGTTCATTGATCTCATCTTCGCTCATCTCTCTAGCTTTTTTGTTTACAGCCATATCGATCTCTTGCTCAACAACGAAATCAGGAAGATCGAAGTTTAAAGAATCAACAAGTTTTTCTAAAAGTTTCGGTTTTAACTCTTCATTGTAAAGTTTTCCTAACTCTTCTTGCTCCATAGCTTTTTTAACTTCTGAAGTCAGTTTTTCTAAATTAGCTTCTTCATCACCCGGAAGGAATTTTTTTGCTAGTTCATCATCAATTTCAACTTCACCTTTTACTTTAATGTCGTTTACTTTTACTTTGAACATTACAGGTTTACCAGCAAGTTTATCTGAACCGTAGTTTTCTGGGAAAGTTACGTTAATTTCAACTTCTTCATCACGTTTAACACCGATAAGTTGATCTTCAAAACCTGGAATAAATTGACCGCTACCAAGTAATAGTTCGTGACCTTGTGCAGCACCGCCATCAAAAGCTTCACCATCAAGGAAACCTTCAAAATCGATAACAGCAGTATCACCCTCTTTCATTTTACGGTTACGTTTTACACTCTCTAAAGGTGCTTGACCTTCTGCAAGTTCTTTGATTCTAGCTGTAACGTCTTTATCTTTGATTTCTGGTTTTTTGAAATCAGGTGTACAAGCGTCAACATCACCAAGTTCGATAGCTGGACGTGTAGCAATTTTGATCGCTACTTCGATTTTATCGTCAGACTTGTCAAATTTTGAAATTGTTGGCTCACCGATAAGCTCTTCATTTTTAATACCTAGCTCATCTAAACCTTGGTTAAGTACTTGACGTAAAGACTCAGACTCTGCATCTTCTACAAGTTTTTGTCCATACTGTTGTTTGATAACTGCTACAGGTACTTTCCCTTTTCTAAAACCTTGAACGTTAGCAGTTTTAGATAATTGCTTTGCTATTTTCTCAACGTTTGCACTTACCTCATCAGTAGAGATAGTTGCCGTGATTTCAGCATTAGCACCGTTAATTTTGTTTGATTTGATATCCATCAATTTCCTTTGCACTATTATATAATTTTAGGCAATCATACCAAAAATGTACTTTTATTACGATTAATTTTTACACAAATGCGTTTTAAGGTTTAATATCAAGAGCCATAAGACCCCTATATCTATCACTACATCCGCAAAGTTAAATACGGCAAAATCAAATCCGCAGTGCCAATAAACCATATCAACTACACCGCCGTGAATAAAACGAT
Above is a window of Sulfurimonas marina DNA encoding:
- a CDS encoding secondary thiamine-phosphate synthase enzyme YjbQ, with protein sequence MSIFQKTIKISPKPRGFHLITKEIEDTLSSFPDASQGILHIFLKHTSASLSINENADPSVREDMEAFFCDTVDDKSYYIHTYEGADDIPAHIKSSLLGNSLNIPITDGKMNLGIWQGVYLGEHRDHGGGRTLVLTMQY
- a CDS encoding YifB family Mg chelatase-like AAA ATPase, with the protein product MKKISCATLEGIEARVVDVECTLTKGLPSFSIVGLASTAITEAKERIKSALLSNEYKFPPKRITFLLAPSEMNKSGSHFDLSMALLILLNDAEEDFHDWFVFGELGLDGSVKENIQLYPLILSLANQNLIQKAIVPKEALDKLQKIPNVTFFGVESLNEAVALLKEQENLTFENQSNELPYPNFEIDKEKFYYIKEYKEDFYDVKGQEVAKRASIIAAAGFHNIILEGSPGCGKSMIANRLRYILPALKNSEILEIAKLDVLEGDEPTFKPHRGFKNPHHSSTSASIFGGGSHKAKIGEVGLAHNGILFFDELPHFSKNVLESLREPMQDGKIRISRVNSKVNYPANFLFVGAMNPCPCGNLLDAKKECRCNELDIQRYKNRLSDPFLDRVDINVVMQNVAANDQPSYSSKEMHKMVLEAQIFAKQRGQKSFNGKMSDEEIEQFCKMEEEVKPILDMAINRFSLSFRSIKKIQKVARTIADLEQSTLITKEHMLEALSYRRR
- a CDS encoding 2OG-Fe(II) oxygenase; its protein translation is MIQISENIFLDKHIFELDIPTAFLPSPYKPLPFLVIKNFLKPHELPLFVDDIYHDDDAETAKVKSEVILGVVEAKVVKKYRDTKIYAISEYLNELYHTRFQEYQSQIEEYFNIAITLSTEIQALEYKKGGFYVQHADDSNAIIDENKNIIAYHPVAPERKMTTVLFATSYSDNPDNKHSFKGGELIFNFLKNKDGKTIEFKADAGDIIIFPSNPYFSHEVKEVEAGYRLTLVQWHNAILN
- the def gene encoding peptide deformylase; amino-acid sequence: MNLTIVEYPDKRLREKSKEVNSFDETLHKLLDAMYPMMIETNGIGLAAIQVAHPVRVLILNIPDEEGNQPDENLIEIINPVVIEKDGETTYQEGCLSVPQFYEDVKRHETIKINYQDRHGNTQSLEADGLLAIAIQHEMDHLEGILFIDKLSYSRRKKFEKEYKKIQKERKGK
- a CDS encoding GGDEF domain-containing protein gives rise to the protein MSGTLRKRARRNLDEPEEAKTEEMPTVEPFDIDNPSSDVEIYAKEVLASLIADNLPPTPNNFSLYFDRLLEDKSENLRRQIHSMLELEESNDDENTIALEQNLKQGFLSIKSILGVTANLYKNMALMNKILEKRKDELSASPDAKEALSVIGVLEGDVSKLNSILKTQSSKMKDIYDETATIVKTVENETIFDNKFGVYNKRYLLTKIEQEISLISEFKHKSSLMMIELDGTLKKSVKNEKAIVLMTRTIARLLLKTSRRSDIVSHYGGGVFSMLLKHTDLDNAKRAAIRLSELVSNSNFFLADREIQLKISIGITNIDSNYSVEEIVVSALDGIQKAYEDKKTDYAVSLR
- the clpP gene encoding ATP-dependent Clp endopeptidase proteolytic subunit ClpP — protein: MSYIPYVIEKTGRGERSYDIYSRLLKDRIVMLSGEVNDAVSSTIVAQLLFLEAEDPEKDIYFYINSPGGVVTAGMAIYDTMNYIRPNVVTICIGQAASMGAFLLSSGEKGKRYALPHARIMIHQPLGGAQGQATDIEIQAKEILRMKKELNEILAKNTGQKITTVEKDTDRDNFMSAEEAKEYGMIDEVLTKSERE